Proteins encoded in a region of the Benincasa hispida cultivar B227 chromosome 2, ASM972705v1, whole genome shotgun sequence genome:
- the LOC120071313 gene encoding G patch domain-containing protein 8, with translation MDYRGYSSRLETNNSNKGYAQEQGSLADDFIDDFRLPINHKPTENVDLDNVEQASLDTQLTSSNVGYRLLQKMGWKGKGLGKDEQGIIEPIKSGMRDPKLGIGKQEEDDFFTAEENIQRKKLDVEVEETEEHAKKREVLAEREEKIQTEVKEIRKVFYCDLCNKQYKLAMEFEAHLSSYDHNHRKRFKEMREMHGSSSRDDRNKREQQREEREMAKFAQIADARKKQLQMLEQQETAAEAPVSTELRNATSLADQDQRKTLKFGFSSKGGTSKNIFGGATKKPKVAPVASVFRNDSDDE, from the exons ATGGATTATCGGGGTTACAGTAGTAGACTGGAAACAAACAACTCAAATAAAGGCTATGCTCAGGAGCAG GGATCTCTTGCTGATGACTTTATAGATGATTTTCGCTTGCCCATCAACCATAAACCAACAGAAAATGTTGATCTTGATAATGTGGAACAAGCATCATTGGACACACAATTAACTTCATCAAATGTGGGATATAGGCTTCTCCAGAAGATGGGCTGGAAAGGGAAGGGACTAGGGAAGGATGAGCAAG GAATTATTGAGCCAATAAAATCTGGAATGAGAGATCCCAAACTAGGAATTggaaaacaagaagaagatgattttTTCACTGCAGAAGAAAATATCCAGCGGAAAAAGCTTGATGTTGAGGTGGAAGAGACAGAAGAACATGCCAAAAAGCGGGAG GTTTTAGCAGAACGTGAGGAGAAGATTCAAACTGAGGTCAAAGAAATACGCAAGGTTTTCTATTGTGATCTTTGCAACAAACAGTACAAATTGGCAATGGAATTTGAAGCTCATCTCAGCTCATATGATCATAATCATAGAAAG CGTTttaaagaaatgagagaaatgCATGGATCAAGCAGCCGAGATGACAGAAACAAACGGGAACAGCAACGTGAAGAGAGAGAGATGGCAAAATTTGCTCAAAT TGCGGATGCCCGTAAGAAGCAGCTGCAGATGCTGGAACAACAAGAAACAGCAGCCGAGGCTCCTGTTTCTACTGAACTTAGAAATGCTACATCACTTGCTGATCAGGATCAGcggaaaacattaaaatttggTTTCTCTTCTAAAGGTGGCACCTCGAAG AACATTTTTGGTGGAGCCACAAAGAAACCAAAAGTAGCACCCGTAGCTTCAGTTTTCAGGAATGATAGCGATGACGAATAG